The genome window GCGACGTCGTGGCGTCGTTAAGCAAAGCCGGGCACACCGTGATCGCCCTGGGCGGCGGGCATGAAACCGCCTGGGCCACCCATCGGGGGCTGCGCCGCACGCACCCGAGCAGCGTGCAGATCGTGAACCTGGACGCGCATTTTGACCTGCGCCGCGCGGAGCACGCCACCTCCGGCACGCCCTTCCTCCAGATCGCGGAGCACGTGGCGGATTTCCGCTACACGGTGCTGGGGATTTCCACGCCCAATAACACCCGCGTGCTCTTTGATACCGCGCGTGACCTCGGCGTGGAGGTGCATACCGACGATGACCTCGCCGCCCTCGGCCCCGAGCGCGCCGCCGAGATCGTCACCCGCGCCGCTGAAAAAGCCGATCACCTGCACTTGAGCATCGACCTCGACGGCCTACCCGCCGCCGTGGCCCCCGGCGTGAGCGCGCCTGCCGCCGTGGGCGTTTCCCTGGCCGCCTACCGTGCGATGGCGCGCGCGGCGGCCGCCTCCGGGAAACTGCGCCTGGTGGACGTGGTGGAACTCAACCCCCGCTTCGACGTGGACGCGCGCACGGCCAAGGTTGCAGCGCGGCTTATCGATGACATCGTGGCGGCATTATAAACTTGCCTCGGAGCCCCGGTGGAGCGCTATCGACCAGTCTGACTGGTGGGTATTCTCGCCGGGGCATAGGTCTATCCTTATCCCGTGAGCATCAAGCAAACGTTGAGCGATCACGCGGGCATGACCCCCGCGGAGGCCACCGCTTATCTCCGGATCAAGGAACGCGGCCGCAACCTCTGGTGGTACGCGGCGCTGCTTTCCCTCGGCCCCTCGCTGATCGTCTTTCTGCTCGCCCTGCTCATCGGCCTGCAACCCACCGATAAGCCCATCGTGCAAACCGCCGAGGTAGCCAATAGCCGCCTCTTTTATAATGCGGCCGATCCCGCCTGGGCGGGCATTATTCTCACCTTTACCGTCTCCCTGCTCATCGCGTCCTCCATTTCCCTACGCGGTACTCGATTCCAGGGCCGCACCCACCGCACCCTGACCATCACCGATAGTGAGGGCAAGGCCACGCATATCGACGACGTGGATACCATCGACCTCCGCAGCCAACTCACCCTTTTCATCGCCTGCGTTCTCCCCATCGCGCACGCCTTCCTCACCGTCCTGGCCCTGCTCTGGTGGTTCACCCCCGCGCGGAGCAGCGATTACAGCCTGGCCGAGGTGAATATCCGGCTGGGAGTTTGCTGGTTCCTCCTCATTCTCGGTTCCGTGGCGGCCACCATCATGTACCAGGCCGATACCCTGGATAACCTGCGCCGCAAGGGAGCCACGGCGGAACTTGCCTCCGCCATTAAAACCCAGCATGGCGGCGATATGCAGGCTGTGTTACAGGCGGGTGAGCGCGATCAGACCGCGCCACAGAAAATATCCCGATGGCTCATCATTGCAGTGGTTCTCGGGTACGCGGCGCTGGTATCCGTGCTCTATATCCTCACCGGCCGGGGATGGAAATATGGCACTTTCTGGGCGGTGGTATTTTGCGTCCTCGGTGTGCTTATCGCCGTCATGGGAATCCTCTGCGCACTATGGATTGAGTTTGCCCTGGGGCTCCGCCAAGGCAATCTTCTTCTGTACGCACCCCGCTCCCCCATCGGCCCCATTTTCCGGCTAGCGCATATCCCTGGTAAACAACCCTCTTCCCTCCGCGAGGCCCTGGCCAGACATCTCTTCTGGTTCCCCGGCATTATGACGGGCTTTCTCTTCGCCTTTACGCTCTCCGATTCCGAGTGGGTGGCGGTAGTCAGCATTGCCACCGCCCTGGCCTGTTCCTTTATCCTTTACCTCAAACTCGGTGCCGCGATGGTCCGACCTTACGGCGGCCTCCTGGTATTTCGCCGCTGGGTTCCCGGGGCCGCGCGCCTCACTCAGGCGAATGCTCAGAATACGGCGGCGTTTCTAGGGGAAGTGGGGTGAGATACTGCAATCTTTCTCCCACATAGTAAGAGAATTCTGGGCACCCAGCGGCAGAAAGCCTGACTTGAAGATCAGCACGCCTTCCCACACGCTCCCAATATGAGCACTGATCCAGTATTACTTTATCCACTAGAGCTGAAGCACATTCCACAGCCTTCATCAACCACTCATCTGCCGTATAAACAACGTAGGATGGAAGTACGCGATCAGAGTAGATTCCCCGAAAATCATCAACATTATTGGTAACAATCTCATGGATTCCGGCAAACACAGCAGCGGAATGGACATGGGCATCCCCAGGGTCAGGATATTCCCACACAGAATCATCATGCGGATAGTTGGATATCCTATTCTCTTCCAGGATAGGAAGAAGCCTATCTCGAAGATCTTCGATCTGTTTACTAGACGACCGGGGAAATCTACGGCGACGCGCCCTCACCGCCTCAGCCATGATGTCTTCCGTCCAATAAAACGACCACATATTTTGTGATTGCGCTGCAATCAGCGCAAACCAACTGTGTAAGGTAGCCGATGCCCAGATATTAGAATCTGGCAAAACTCGCGTTTCCATGTCCCCCTCCCCGAAAGATATCTAATTCCCGAAAGCCGCCTCTTGCGCTTCCAACTCTCGTTCCAAGTCCATCAGGTCGAACACCGCCTGCACTGCCTGTTCCACTCGTTCTTCCCTCAGAGTCACCACATCCGAGGCGAGCAATCGTGAATGTTCCCCCAGCCTGCTCACAGAAATGCGCCCGTCGGCCACGTATTCCATCACCGCAAGCTGCGAGATACCCAGAATCTCCGACGCCATCGCGGCGGTGAGCACATGAGGTATAGCCTCCACACTGGAAAGCGGACGCTGCTCACATACCGCTTGACGAATCTCAACCAGAGCCGCAGCTTCCGCAGAGGTTTTCTGTGAACCAAACATATTTTCCCTTGTTGCTCCCTCACAGAAAAGAAGCCCTTTTCCACTCCGTACAGCGCTCATGATCTTGCCCTCCCTATCTACAAGCACCTTTCTTCAAAGTTAGACATTTTCTCATACCAGTGCAACCTCATACCTCCCCCAACGCCCTCTCCACGTCCGCCAACAGATCCGCCTCGTCCTCGATCCCGATGGAAATGCGCACCAGATCGTCCGGCACCTCCAACTGGGAACCGGCGGCGGACTGGTGCGTCATGGTGGCCGGGTGCTCCAACAGAGACTCCACCCCGCCCAGCGATTCCGCCAAACAGATCAGCCGCGTGGCCCGGCAGAACGCCAGCGCGGCCTCGCGCCCTCCGGCAAAGCGCACGGAGATCATGCCGCCCGGCCCGCGCATTTGCCGCTGCGCCACCTCGTATCCTGGGTGATCCGGCAATCCAGGGAAGAGCACCTGGGAGACCTTGGGGCTTTCCTTAAGCAACCGTGCCACCGCGAGCGCGTTGGCGCAGTGCTTCTCCATGCGCAGCGGGAGGGTTTTCACCCCTCGGTAGGCCAGGTAGGCGTCGAAGGCGCTGGGCACGGCCCCCACCCCTCCCTGGAGGAATAGCAACTCGGAATCCAGGTCGGCGTCGTTGGTCACCACCACCCCGCCCACCACATCGGAGTGCCCGCCGATGTACTTGGTGGTGGAGTGCAGCACCGCGTCCGCGCCCAGTTCCAGCGGGCGTTGGAGGTAGGGGCTGGCAAAGGTGTTGTCCACCACCAGGCGGGCGGGGTGGGCGTCGATAGCCTGGGCCACGGCGGCGATGTCGGTGATACTCAGCAGCGGGTTGGTGGGGCTTTCCACCCACACCAGGCGGGTGTTGTCCCGCAGGGCGGCGCGCACCTGCTCAGGGTCGGTCATGTCCACCACCGTGTGCTGCACGCCCCAGTCCTTCAGGGAGGTGTCGATGAGCCGGAAGGTGCCGCCGTAGGCGTCGTTGCCGAGGATGAGGTGGTCACCGGGGCGCAGCAGGGCGCGGATCACGGTGTCGGTGGCGGCCATGCCGGAGGCAAAGGCACGGCCATACGCGCCGCCCTCAAGCGCGGCCACCACGTTTTCTAGGGCCGTGACGGTGGGGTTGCCCACGCGGGAGTATTCGTAGCCTCCGCGCAGGGTGGCCACGTCATCCTGGGCAAAGGTGGTGGAGGCGTAGATGGGCACGTTGATCGCCCCGGTGTGGGTATCGGGCCGGTAGCCGCCGTGAATGGCGGTGGTGGCAAAGCCTCGGGGTTCCTGAGTAGCAGCGGCTCCCTGAGCGAGGCGGGCGGCGGTTCCGGCGTCGGCGCGGCTGGTGTGGTTGCTCATAGCGGGCGATCCCTCCTGTGGTTTTAAGAGCACATGGTAGACCAAGCTGTTCAGATCGCGCATACTTTATTGCACAGCACCGGCACCTGCGGGCCAGCCTCGCTAGGCTGGTGGGCATATGTTCAACGAACTGACACTTGCCGCAACCAAAGAACCCCTACCCGGCGCCGAAACCGCTCAGCAGACGGTGGAAACCGTGAGCAACTGGTGGGACAGCGAACTCGCCCGCACCTGGCTCATTGATAATCCCATCTCCATCGGCATCACGCTGCTGGTGGCGGTGGTGGCGCACTGGGTGCTGCGCAGGCTCATCGATAAGTTTGCCCAGCACAACATGAATAACTCCGCCCCGCTGAACCGCCTGGGCCGCAAGACCCGCGCGGAACAGCCGGAGGAGGTGCCCGCGCGGGTGGCCGCCATGAATAAGGTGCAGGAAAAGCGCCGCCAGTCCCGCGTGAAAACCCTCGCCCAGGTGGGCAAATCCGCCGTGGCGATCGTGGTGTGGGTATTCGCCGTCCTCTCCATTCTGGACACTCTGGGCGTGAACATCGCCCCACTGATCGCCTCGGCCGGTGTGATCGGTGTGGCCATTGGTTTTGGCGCGCAGTCCCTGGTCAAGGACTTCCTCTCCGGCATCTTCATGCTGCTGGAGGATCAGTACGGCGTGGGCGATACCATCGACGTCGGCGAGGGCATCATCGGTGACGTGGAGGACATCTCCCTGCGCCTGACCACCATTCGGGACATCGACGGCACCCTCTGGTACGTGCGCAACGGCGAGATCCTGCGCGTGGGTAACTTCTCCGACGAGTACGCCATCGCCCGCATTCAGGTTCCGGTGGGCCTCTCCAACGATTCCACCAAGGCCTGGGAGGTCATTCAAAGGGCCACCGAAGAAGCCTGCGCCGACCCCACCACCAGGGATTGGGTGCTCGACGAGCCCGAGATGAAGGGCGTATCCGACTTCGAGGTGGATCACCTCTCCTACCGCATTTCCATCAAGACCATGCCCGGCATGCAGTGGGACGTGCAGCGCCTGGTGCAGGGCCGCATCCTGGACGCAATGCGGGAAAACAACATCACGGTGCCCTACCCCCACGGCATCGGCATTACCCGTCCCGGCTCCGATCAGGAGGCCTAACGCCCCTACAATGGGAGGCCATGACGTCTCCCAGCAGCCTGTACGACGCCCTCGGCGGCGAGGTGTTCGAGCGCCTCGTCGCCGGTTTTTATCGCCGCGTGCGTACCGACGACATCCTCGGCCCCATGTATCCACAGGACGATTGGGAGGGTGCCGAGGCCCGGCTGCGCATGTTCCTCGCCCAATACTGGGGCGGCCCGGCCGATTACCAGGCCCAGCGCGGGCACCCGCGCCTGCGCATGCGGCACATGCCCTTTCCCATTGATCGCGCGGCCGCCCAGCGCTGGCTGGACCTCATGGAGGCCTCCCTGGACGAACTCGACGAACAAGAACTCCCGCCCGCCTACCGGCACGCACTGTGGGATCACATGACGCGGGTGGCGGCCATGCTGATTAATCGGCCGGACTAACCCCTAGAACAGCGAAAGCCGCGTGGAGTGATACACCGTGCCAAAGGGGGCGTCCACCCGCACCCACCGGCCCAGTGCCGATACCCGCAGGTGACGCGGCACCTCCATGGGCGCGGCAAAACCCGGAATGAGCCCCAGGGCCGTGCAGGTAAAGATCATGCGCATGGGCACCTCCACGCTGCCGCTCTCCCCGCTGACCTCTAGAACGGCCTGATTAAGCAGGCTCGCCGGGGGACCCAACGGCCCGGAGAACTGCCGGGCCAGGGCCTGCCCCTGATCCGCCAGGCCCCGAACCACGGAAACCGGCACCTCATCGAGGAGCTGGAACCCCTCCGCCGGAGGCAAGGCACCCGGCCAATTGGGATCGCGCGCCACCCCGATGTCCTGGGCGCTCGTCTGCGCCGCCACCGCGTTATAGAGATCGTGGGCGCTCACCACCGAGCCCTCCCGGGAGGCCTCCCCCTCCACCCGGCGCGTGGCCACCACCTCAAAGGGGGTGGTCACAAATACATCCACGTGGGTGCCATCGGGAGTAGATCGCAATCGCGCCAGCGCGGAGGCGTCCAGGCCCGTTGCCCGGGCCAGGAGGGATTCCAGGCCCGGGGCACCGGCGCGAATGTGGAGCGACTCTCTCATGGTTGCGGTGCCGTTGCGGCCTTCCTCATGGTGAGGATCTCCACTTCCTCCGAGGTGATCTCCCTGGGTTGCAGAGTCTCCTGATCCAGGGCCACCTGCACGCAGTGAATCACGCAGGCCGTGCGCCCCTTCTCATCCTTGATTTCCTGGCGGGTGTTAAAGGAGGAACGCCCCACCTTGATCACGGTGCTCTCCACCAGCACCTTTTTGGAGCGCCCCGGAACGATGGGAATGCGGTAATCCGCCTCCAGGTGGCGCACCACGAACATCGGCGCGGGCAGACCACGGGACACGAAGTTATCCAGGCTGAACTGCACCCTGGATTCCTGCACGATCTCCACGTACTGGGCATTATTCATGTGCCCAAAGCGGTCAAAGTCAGACCACCGCAGTTCCACGTAGGCCTGGTGCACCGCACCCGCTTGTTCCGTCTGCTCCGCGCTCATCGTCGTGGGGTTTCTCCTTGAGCCTTAGCGACTGAGCTTGCGATGCGTCACGCGCGAGGGGCGCGCGGCATCCGCGCCCAGGCGCTGGATCTTGTTCTTCTCGTAATCCTCGAAGTTACCCTCGAACCAGAACCATTGCCCCTCGGCCACATTGCCCTCCCAGGCCAGGATGTGGGTGCAGGTGCGATCCAGGAACCAGCGATCGTGGGAGATCACCACGGCGCAGCCGGGGAACTTGGTCAGCGCGTTTTCCAAGGAACCCAGGGTTTCCACGTCGAGGTCGTTGGTGGGCTCATCGAGCAGGATCAAGTTTCCGCCCTGCTTGAGCGTGAGCGCGAGGTTCAGACGGTTGCGCTCACCACCGGAGAGCACCTTGGAGGGCTTTTGCTGATCCGGGCCCTTGAAACCAAAGGCGGAGAGGTAGGCGCGGGAGGGCATTTCATTCTGGCCCACCTGGATGTAATCCAGGCCATCGGAGACCACCTGCCACACAGTCTGCTCGGGGTCGATGTTCTCGCGGTTCTGATCCACGTAGCTCAACTGCACGGTCTCGCCCACGTCCACCGAGCCATCATCGGGGGATTCCAGCCCCACGATGGTCTTGAACAGGGTGGTCTTACCCACACCGTTGGGGCCGATCACACCCACGATGCCGTTGCGGGGCAGGGTGAAGGAGAGGTCCTTGATCAGGGTGCGGCCGTCAAAGCCCTTCACCAGGTCATTGGCCTCCACCACCTTGTTACCCAGGCGCGGCGGGGTGGGAATCTGGATCTCCTCAAAGTCCAGCTTCTTGTACTTCTCCGCCTCGGCGGCCATCTCCTCGTAGCGCTCCAGGCGAGCCTTGTTCTTGGCCTGGCGGGCCTTAGCACCGGAGCGTACCCACTCCAGCTCGTCCTTCAGGCGCTTGCGCAGCTTGGCGTCCTTCTTACCGGCCACCTCCAGGCGCTGGGCCTTGGTGTCCAGGTAGGTGGAGTAATTGCCCTCATAGGGGTAGAGCTTGCCGCGATCCACCTCGCAGATCCAGCCGGCCACATGATCGAGGAAGTAGCGGTCGTGGGTCACGGCGAGCACCGCACCCTTGTAATCCTGCAAGTGCTTTTCCAGCCACTGCACGCTCTCCGCGTCCAGGTGGTTGGTGGGCTCGTCGAGCAGCAGCAGGTCCGGCTCGGAAAGCAGCAACTTGGCCAGGGCCACGCGGCGGCGCTCACCACCGGAGAGGTGGGTTACCGGCTCGTCACCGGGCGGGCAGCGCAGGGCCTCCATCGCCTGCTCGATCTTGGAGTCCATCTCCCAGGCATCGGCGGCGTCGATCTTGTCCTGGAGGGTGGTCATCTCCTCCATGAGCTCATCGGTGTAGTTGGTGGCCATTTCCTCCGCGATGGCCTCGTAGCGCTTCTTGATCTCAAAGATCTCGCCCAGGCCCTCCTCTACGTTCTCGCGGACGGTCTTGTCCTCATTCAGGGGCGGCTCCTGGAGGAGGATTCCCACCGTGGCGCCCGGGTCGAGGAAGGCCTCGCCGTTGGAGGGCTGATCCAGGCCCGCCATGATCTTCAGAATCGAGGACTTACCGGCACCGTTAGGCCCCACCACGCCGATCTTGGCGCCTGGGTAGAAAGCCATGGTGACGTTATCCAAAATCACCTTGTCACCGATGGCTTTACGCACGTTTTTCATCGTGTAGATGAACTCGCCCATGTTTCCCCTCATGTCGTGGTTATTTTCAGTCACCTGAGAGGCTACCCTACCCGCGCGAACCTAGGCTGCCATCGGGTGATCTTCCTCCTCCGGTTCCGGCGGCAGCGGCACGGCCTGCGGAGCCTGGGCAAAGCCCTCCTCCTCCACCGGCACGGAAGCCTCCGGGTTCTTATCCTCGTCCAGGTACGTCGGATCAATATCGTCGGCCACCAGGGCGCCATTATCGGAGTGCTGGGCGGTCACGCGGCACTTGCGCCACCGCACCTGGTATTTGCTCAGATCCACGCCCACGTGCCGCGCCCGCAGGAGAATACGGGAGCGCTTCTCCCCGGTGGCGGGGTCCGTCCACTCGGTGGTCACCAGGTGTCCGCTGACGATCACCGGCATCCCCTTGGCCACCGAGCAGCGGGTGTTATAGGCAAGGTCGCCCCACATTTCTACGTCGATGAACAGGCTGTCCAGGCTCGTCCAGCCGGTGCCATTGGTGGCCGGAACACGGCGATCCGCGCCCAGGCGTATCCGGCACACCAGCGCCCCGCTTTCCGTGCGTTTGAGCGTGGGATCTTGAGTGAGGTTTCCCGTGATGGTGATGGGTGTGTTGGCCATGATGATCCTCCCCGAGGTATCTGCGACCCCTCGGGGCCGCGGTCGATGTACTTGGCACCTACCAGCATGGGGCGGGGCGTCGATAAGCACCACCGGGGAGCCGCTGAGTTGTGGATAACTCTTTTATTTTCACAGTGCGGTATCTGACACTTGAAATACTGTAAGTTCATCTGTATGGCCGTGAGAAGATACGGGAAAACCCTGCAATCCGCGCTGCTCAACGCCGCCTGGGCGGAGCTAGAGGCCTCGGGATACACCGGCATGACGATGGATGCCGTGGCCACCCGCGCACAGACGAGCCGCGCCGTGCTCTACCGCCGCTGGGCGGACAAAGCGGAACTCACCCGCGACGCCGTGCGGCACTACTTTGAAACGAACCGCCTACACCTGCCCGATACCGGGTGCCTGCGCGGCGATCTCATCGCGCTGCTCTCCGAAGTGAATAACACCTACCCGAACATGATTACCCTGGTGCGCCTGCACCTTTCAGGTTTCCGCGCGGAGGATTCCAGCGGCTCCAATCCCCTGATGAGCATGATCCCAGAGGATCGCTTTGAGGTGGTTGATGAGATTTACCGGCGCGCGGCCCAGCGCGGGGAGATCGACTTTGCCATCACCACCCGCATGACCCGCACCGCCGCTCTTTCCGTGCTCCGGGAAATGCTCATCACGCAGGCACATTCCGTGCCGCTGCGGGCCATCGAGGAGATGGTGGATAGCATCGC of Corynebacterium sp. 21KM1197 contains these proteins:
- a CDS encoding TetR-like C-terminal domain-containing protein, which encodes MAVRRYGKTLQSALLNAAWAELEASGYTGMTMDAVATRAQTSRAVLYRRWADKAELTRDAVRHYFETNRLHLPDTGCLRGDLIALLSEVNNTYPNMITLVRLHLSGFRAEDSSGSNPLMSMIPEDRFEVVDEIYRRAAQRGEIDFAITTRMTRTAALSVLREMLITQAHSVPLRAIEEMVDSIALPLAGAAPSSAPGSRPDPTPPHAPTAPTV
- a CDS encoding single-stranded DNA-binding protein, giving the protein MANTPITITGNLTQDPTLKRTESGALVCRIRLGADRRVPATNGTGWTSLDSLFIDVEMWGDLAYNTRCSVAKGMPVIVSGHLVTTEWTDPATGEKRSRILLRARHVGVDLSKYQVRWRKCRVTAQHSDNGALVADDIDPTYLDEDKNPEASVPVEEEGFAQAPQAVPLPPEPEEEDHPMAA
- a CDS encoding acyl-CoA thioesterase — translated: MSAEQTEQAGAVHQAYVELRWSDFDRFGHMNNAQYVEIVQESRVQFSLDNFVSRGLPAPMFVVRHLEADYRIPIVPGRSKKVLVESTVIKVGRSSFNTRQEIKDEKGRTACVIHCVQVALDQETLQPREITSEEVEILTMRKAATAPQP
- the hutG gene encoding formimidoylglutamase codes for the protein MSLPGIDTAPAPWSGRNDGPGPEHARWHSVVQPLPDKDAAPGVALLGFCSDEGVRRNGGRQGAATAPKALRTALGSLAVHDERPRYDVGDVVTAGTDLESAQERVSDVVASLSKAGHTVIALGGGHETAWATHRGLRRTHPSSVQIVNLDAHFDLRRAEHATSGTPFLQIAEHVADFRYTVLGISTPNNTRVLFDTARDLGVEVHTDDDLAALGPERAAEIVTRAAEKADHLHLSIDLDGLPAAVAPGVSAPAAVGVSLAAYRAMARAAAASGKLRLVDVVELNPRFDVDARTAKVAARLIDDIVAAL
- a CDS encoding mechanosensitive ion channel family protein, with product MFNELTLAATKEPLPGAETAQQTVETVSNWWDSELARTWLIDNPISIGITLLVAVVAHWVLRRLIDKFAQHNMNNSAPLNRLGRKTRAEQPEEVPARVAAMNKVQEKRRQSRVKTLAQVGKSAVAIVVWVFAVLSILDTLGVNIAPLIASAGVIGVAIGFGAQSLVKDFLSGIFMLLEDQYGVGDTIDVGEGIIGDVEDISLRLTTIRDIDGTLWYVRNGEILRVGNFSDEYAIARIQVPVGLSNDSTKAWEVIQRATEEACADPTTRDWVLDEPEMKGVSDFEVDHLSYRISIKTMPGMQWDVQRLVQGRILDAMRENNITVPYPHGIGITRPGSDQEA
- a CDS encoding PIN domain-containing protein — its product is METRVLPDSNIWASATLHSWFALIAAQSQNMWSFYWTEDIMAEAVRARRRRFPRSSSKQIEDLRDRLLPILEENRISNYPHDDSVWEYPDPGDAHVHSAAVFAGIHEIVTNNVDDFRGIYSDRVLPSYVVYTADEWLMKAVECASALVDKVILDQCSYWERVGRRADLQVRLSAAGCPEFSYYVGERLQYLTPLPLETPPYSEHSPE
- a CDS encoding cystathionine gamma-synthase translates to MSNHTSRADAGTAARLAQGAAATQEPRGFATTAIHGGYRPDTHTGAINVPIYASTTFAQDDVATLRGGYEYSRVGNPTVTALENVVAALEGGAYGRAFASGMAATDTVIRALLRPGDHLILGNDAYGGTFRLIDTSLKDWGVQHTVVDMTDPEQVRAALRDNTRLVWVESPTNPLLSITDIAAVAQAIDAHPARLVVDNTFASPYLQRPLELGADAVLHSTTKYIGGHSDVVGGVVVTNDADLDSELLFLQGGVGAVPSAFDAYLAYRGVKTLPLRMEKHCANALAVARLLKESPKVSQVLFPGLPDHPGYEVAQRQMRGPGGMISVRFAGGREAALAFCRATRLICLAESLGGVESLLEHPATMTHQSAAGSQLEVPDDLVRISIGIEDEADLLADVERALGEV
- the ettA gene encoding energy-dependent translational throttle protein EttA — protein: MGEFIYTMKNVRKAIGDKVILDNVTMAFYPGAKIGVVGPNGAGKSSILKIMAGLDQPSNGEAFLDPGATVGILLQEPPLNEDKTVRENVEEGLGEIFEIKKRYEAIAEEMATNYTDELMEEMTTLQDKIDAADAWEMDSKIEQAMEALRCPPGDEPVTHLSGGERRRVALAKLLLSEPDLLLLDEPTNHLDAESVQWLEKHLQDYKGAVLAVTHDRYFLDHVAGWICEVDRGKLYPYEGNYSTYLDTKAQRLEVAGKKDAKLRKRLKDELEWVRSGAKARQAKNKARLERYEEMAAEAEKYKKLDFEEIQIPTPPRLGNKVVEANDLVKGFDGRTLIKDLSFTLPRNGIVGVIGPNGVGKTTLFKTIVGLESPDDGSVDVGETVQLSYVDQNRENIDPEQTVWQVVSDGLDYIQVGQNEMPSRAYLSAFGFKGPDQQKPSKVLSGGERNRLNLALTLKQGGNLILLDEPTNDLDVETLGSLENALTKFPGCAVVISHDRWFLDRTCTHILAWEGNVAEGQWFWFEGNFEDYEKNKIQRLGADAARPSRVTHRKLSR
- a CDS encoding globin; translated protein: MTSPSSLYDALGGEVFERLVAGFYRRVRTDDILGPMYPQDDWEGAEARLRMFLAQYWGGPADYQAQRGHPRLRMRHMPFPIDRAAAQRWLDLMEASLDELDEQELPPAYRHALWDHMTRVAAMLINRPD